The proteins below come from a single Leptidea sinapis chromosome Z, ilLepSina1.1, whole genome shotgun sequence genomic window:
- the LOC126979260 gene encoding uncharacterized protein LOC126979260 isoform X1 → MTKSKCVIKKCSNNTLTTQTEILLYHPVKMAAGKSSSEKPYYKVEDAPQLFKKFIKDYDRKYANEEDRKIHYDAFVRNLAKINKANATIPEATFDINKYSDFTREESRQMLGLSKRK, encoded by the exons atgaCCAAGTCTAAGTGTGTTATAAAAAAGTGCTCAAATAATACGTTAACGACGCAAACAGAGATACTACTGTATCATCC TGTTAAAATGGCAGCCGGAAAAAGCTCATCGGAAAAGCCATATTACAAAGTAGAAGATGCGCCTCaactatttaaaaagtttatcaaGGATTACGACAGAAAGTACGCAAACGAAGAAGACAGAAAGATTCACTACGACGCGTTTGTGAGAAATTTAGCGaagataaataaagcaaatgcTACCATTCCAGAGGCGACCTTTGACATCAATAAATACTCCGATTTCACGCGGGAGGAAAGCAGGCAAATGCTTGGATTGTCGAAAC GGAAATGA
- the LOC126979260 gene encoding uncharacterized protein LOC126979260 isoform X2: MTKSKCVIKKCSNNTLTTQTEILLYHPVKMAAGKSSSEKPYYKIEDAPQLFKKFIKDYDRKYANDEDRKIHYDAFVRNLAKINKANATIPEATFDINKYSDFTREESRHLLGLSKRK, encoded by the exons atgaCCAAGTCTAAGTGTGTTATAAAAAAGTGCTCAAATAATACGTTAACGACGCAAACAGAGATACTACTGTATCATCC TGTTAAAATGGCAGCCGGAAAAAGCTCATCGGAAAAGCCATATTACAAAATAGAAGATGCGCCACaactatttaaaaagtttatcaaaGATTACGACAGAAAGTACGCAAACGACGAAGATAGAAAGATTCACTACGACGCGTTTGTGAGAAATTTAGCGAAGATAAACAAAGCAAATGCTACCATTCCAGAGGCGACCTTTGACATCAATAAATACTCCGATTTCACGCGGGAGGAAAGCAGGCATTTGCTTGGATTGTCGAAAC GGAAATGA